The following proteins are encoded in a genomic region of Brachypodium distachyon strain Bd21 chromosome 1, Brachypodium_distachyon_v3.0, whole genome shotgun sequence:
- the LOC104581905 gene encoding uncharacterized protein LOC104581905 codes for MHKCHANPPRRVALPEKENSNSVEPAKSKPNGSNRIESNRSIMASASPSASVPEVESMMVQVALECGGDISASQEYILANSSFLGGDNDLSAAAAHEKKKKKKGEEEEEEVFSTPPLTQQDPITMCTLPFTPSQSPSDKDDDDDLPLVKPRRRPRVCVRKVRGARIRTPTPSPKQQQQPQEQLHVDPLYRAVLMIPTTTQQKNPLEDFLALARQRGIF; via the coding sequence ATGCATAAATGTCACGCAAATCCTCCACGGAGGGTGGCTTTGCCAGAGAAGGAGAATAGCAACAGTGTGGAACCAGCAAAATCCAAACCAAACGGCTCGAATCGAATCGAATccaatcgatcgatcatggcctccgcctccccctccgcctccgtGCCCGAGGTGGAGTCGATGATGGTGCAGGTGGCGCTCGAGTGCGGCGGCGACATCTCAGCCTCCCAGGAGTACATCCTCGCCAactcctccttcctcggcgGTGACAACgacctctccgccgccgccgcccatgagaagaagaagaagaagaagggggaggaagaggaggaggaggtcttCTCCACCCCTCCTCTCACCCAACAAGACCCAATCACCATGTGCACCCTCCCCTTCACCCCGTCCCAGTCTCCCTCTGAcaaggacgacgacgacgacctgcCGCTCGTCAAGCCACGGCGGAGGCCTAGGGTTTGCGTCAGGAAGGTCAGGGGCGCCAGGATCAGGACCCCGACCCCGAGCCCcaagcaacaacagcaacctCAAGAGCAGCTCCATGTCGATCCTCTCTACAGAGCGGTGCTCATGATTCCTACCACCACCCAGCAGAAGAATCCTCTCGAGGACTTCCTCGCGCTCGCTCGCCAGCGCGGCATCTTCTAG
- the LOC100841607 gene encoding uncharacterized protein LOC100841607, with protein MALAALESCFRAVPPEAIPAVVDCVLASSSTSPSQLFHSLLDSFPKVHALQPNHGHGHAVPLSHAAALCHLLSHLGESKDALRMLLWTVFLPLLLREDVQLQQQVISLMCDAVSSNQSWELLGETILPFCIRSCAVAMDLPITHEYAADDSTMYYYLWDWDAGDDHTSEAGLLPLSKATTLLASLLGHALKRRRNTLSLLQEDADASLDSLVKNLTWDMSRLVLKMLAHGQEYRSCATKNLLHPLLISITHVSSVTVKFGTVQLKLSRSGFLESIWNSCVSLFSLGRAERLDAYDILSLYFSALKSGQQYAVLGANQVQNFDLRNITEFWDELRRGLVDKDSLVRKRAFYILKISLSIFSSGNDENQQCSARSPSALPVQAKSNTAVTRKERWANKEAKSLGVEEITQSGEHCSSGQDRWKVFVLLYEMLQEFGTHLVEAAWTHQVMLLFESTPQGDYLNHISYRAFHAQMESVEGIFHWMTVLWECGFNHDNPQVRCLVMQSFLDIAWEHYKGYTQMIPRGFVLGPLIRGLNDVVHHKDFGVGGVYNSETIKGAERFFSNYARELMTSDRLHLVWNLASAAKQDSFGRAGLMTLAFCVASCACQSDTQYLSCASAVKELAKCNGDISIAVNATDLLDALWILSERSKQHFNPKYRLKVCEQVIKAAASLISAADIPLTQLLNFISTIPREFTDCFGPLRATVQKWFVQKNECFERNTLLELIDFPTTFMKHTGVVGPDLYDDDDVGAWEAEARRWSRALLLVTSEEQHFKQILMFLEKCGNKLSEHSPMGESVQVKFFILIFSLIEELEVQQKKFVYQNNIITDGGSEWTNGVEHCALNEKLAKSLLSVLENMVVFSKQSCSVFWLRSTDIMDLPCSVKGKLGGPSQRRLATSITSSVLQCVWSMRCISSVVSWCKHYTSDVSLHSAFSFLWEFCWKVIQHCTNATETGAELHLAAYEALAYVLAALSAAPISDFLDFVEPKQINRASKFSWDHLATTFLGNINSLLTNGVLTRSRRAVLMCWKWLCVDSLLSVSCCCDENESQLKRLGPIFSDSTLRSIFLDITESLENAGENSVVSILRCVRSVLGLLQFNMMNGNLSSLGISYEMMMQLVESSWVLHLSCNKRRVAPIAALLSAILHPSIFPNLEMHQTNEKGKGPLKWFVENLLNEGSKSPRTIRLAALHLTGLWLMYPKTLKFYMEELKLLALYGSVAFDEDFEAELSENHEARFEVSMLAQSPNREFTEVFINTELYARVSVAVLFHQLWKQINEKSCLETEEALQSGKLFLLKLLDSAVNDNDLLKELYKKYSSVHRRKVRVWQMICVLSHYVEDDIVKEVTSNVHTCLYRNNLPAVRQYLETFAILIYLKFPTLAEKQLVPIFHDNGMRQQALSSYVFIAANVILHSREPVVQRNHLNQLLPPIIPFLTSHHHSLRSFTQLLVHCVLSKLWPILQLENSEDPFIERRCFQDLKKYLAENTDCARLRVSIEGFLDVFDPNTSGTPSGIFTARPESSGFECVPMSVLERVNDFLNDVREELRHSMIKDSVTIKNEDLAVGKHEMEKIIASQDFQKKIIPQRDRDCCEEGLSNGAIMGNNDISRLLFEIEEDDEVFNLAVESRKEAAETVRRSQQELIVVASLVERIPNLAGLTRTCEIFKAGGLVVADKSVAEDKQFRLISVTAEKWVPMMEVPVESVKVFLEKKRSEGYTVIGLEQTANSKPLDEFCFPKKTVLVLGREKEGIPVDIIQQVVDVCVEIPQLGVVRSLNVHVSAAIAIWDYTRQQRLQSQ; from the exons atggcgctcgccgccctcGAGAGCTGCTTCCGCGCCGTCCCTCCCGAAGCCATCCCCGCCGTCGTCGACTGCGTCCTCGCCTCTTCTTCTACCTCGCCGTCCCAGCTCTTCCACTCCCTCCTCGACTCCTTCCCCAAGGTGCACGCTCTCCAACCCAACCATGGGCATGGCCATGCCGTTCCTCTCTCCCATGCCGCCGCGCTTTGCCATCTGCTCTCACATCTCGGTGAATCCAAGGATGCTCTGCGCATGCTGCTCTGGACCGTTTTCCTGCCGCTTCTTCTCCGGGAGGATGTCCAGCTCCAACAGCAGGTCATCTCGCTCATGTGCGATGCTGTCTCCAGCAACCAATCCTGGGAGCTACTTGGAGAAACCATCCTGCCAttctgcattcgatcctgtgCCGTCGCAATGGATTTGCCCATCACCCATGAGTATGCTGCCGACGACTCCACCATGTACTACTACCTCTGGGATTGGGATGCCGGGGATGATCACACATCAGAGGCAGGGCTGCTGCCCCTTTCCAAGGCCACCACGCTCTTGGCTTCATTGCTCGGACACGCATTGAAAAGGAGAAGGAACACCCTCAGCCTGCTCCAGGAGGATGCTGATGCTTCCCTGGACTCACTGGTGAAGAACTTAACCTGGGACATGTCCAGATTGGTGCTCAAGATGCTTGCCCATGGCCAGGAGTATCGCTCTTGCGCCACCAAGAACCTCCTTCATCCTCTGTTAATTTCAATCACCCATGTTTCTTCCGTCACTGTCAAGTTTGGCACAGTTCAGCTTAAGCTATCCAG GTCTGGTTTCTTGGAATCCATTTGGAACTCCTGTGTTTCTCTGTTTTCTCTGGGCCGTGCCGAGCGGCTGGATGCGTACGATATACTCTCTCTATATTTCTCGGCATTGAAATCAGGACAACAGTATGCTGTCTTGGGAGCTAACCAAGTCCAGAACTTTGATCTTAGGAACATCACTGAATTTTGGGATGAATTGCGGAGGGGActg GTTGACAAGGATTCTTTAGTAAGGAAGCGGGCTTTTTATATCTTGAAAATATCGCTAAGCATATTTTCTTCTGGAAATGATGAGAATCAGCAATGCTCTGCCAGGAGCCCATCTGCTTTACCTGTTCAAGCCAAATCAAATACCGCTGttacaagaaaagaaaggtgGGCTAACAAAGAGGCCAAGTCCCTAGGCGTTGAAGAAATCACGCAATCAGGTGAACACTGTTCAAGTGGTCAAGATCGATGGAAGGTCTTCGTGTTACTCTATGAGATGCTCCAGGAGTTTGGGACACATTTAGTCGAGGCAGCCTGGACACACCAG GTAATGCTACTGTTTGAGTCTACACCGCAGGGTGATTATTTGAATCACATATCATATAGAGCTTTTCATGCTCAGATGGAATCAGTGGAAGGAATTTTCCACTGGATGACGGTACTGTGGGAGTGTGGGTTTAATCATGATAATCCACAAG TGCGGTGCCTGGTAATGCAATCCTTTTTGGATATTGCATGGGAACACTACAAAGGCTACACTCAGATGATCCCAAGAGGCTTTGTGCTCGGTCCTCTCATACGTGGTTTGAACGATGTAGTTCACCACAAGGATTTTG GCGTTGGTGGTGTTTATAATTCAGAAACTATAAAAGGTGCAGAGAGGTTTTTCAGTAATTATGCCCGGGAATTGATGACCAG CGACCGTTTACATCTGGTTTGGAATTTGGCATCTGCTGCTAAACAAGATTCATTTGGCCGGGCAGGATTGATGACACTTGCATTTTGTGTTGCGTCATGCGCATGTCAGTCTGATACACAATACTTATCATGTGCTTCTGCTGTGAAAGAATTGGCAAAATGCAATGGAGATATATCCATAGCAGTCAATGCTACAGATTTATTAGATGCCTTATGGATTCTTAGTGAGAGGAGTAAACAACACTTTAATCCAAAGTATCGTCTGAAAG TCTGTGAACAGGTTATCAAAGCGGCAGCATCGCTGATAAGTGCAGCTGATATTCCACTCACTCAGCTTTTGAATTTCATTTCTACAATACCTCGAGAGTTTACTGATTGTTTTG GACCACTGAGGGCTACAGTTCAGAAATGGTTTGTTCAGAAGAATGAATGTTTTGAGAGGAACACTTTGTTGGAGCTTATTGATTTTCCTACCACCTTCATGAAGCACACAGGGGTAGTAGGGCCGGATTTGTATGATGACGATGATGTGGGTGCGTGGGAAGCTGAAGCACGGAGGTGGTCAagggcccttcttcttgtaACCTCCGAGGAGCAGCATTTTAAGCAAATACTGATG TTTCTGGAGAAATGCGGTAACAAGCTTTCTGAACATTCTCCCATGGGAGAATCTGTTCAAGTGAAGTTCTTTATCCTCATTTTCAGCTTGATTGAGGAGCTTGAAGTGCAACAGAAAAAGTTTGTTTACCAAAATAATATCATCACAGATGGAGGTTCAGAGTGGACAAATGGAGTAGAGCACTGTGCTCTCAATGAGAAGCTTGCAAAATCATTGCTTTCAGTTTTG GAAAATATGGTGGTATTCAGCAAGCAATCTTGCTCAGTTTTCTGGTTAAGAAGTACAGACATCATGGATTTACCATGTTCTGTTAAAGGAAAGCTTGGAGGTCCAAGTCAACGTCGTCTAGCTACCTCTATAACCTCTTCAGTGTTGCAGTGT GTTTGGTCTATGAGATGCATTAGTTCTGTTGTTTCATGGTGTAAGCACTACACGTCCGATGTTTCTCTTCATTCTGCATTTTCATTCCTCTGGGAGTTCTGTTGGAAAGTTATCCAACATTGTACTAATGCCACAGAG ACTGGAGCTGAACTTCACTTGGCAGCTTATGAAGCTTTAGCCTATGTTCTAGCCGCTCTATCTGCTGCTCCCATTTCTGATTTTCTGGATTTTGTGGAACCAAAGCAAATAAATCGAGCCAGCAAATTCTCCTGGGATCACCTGGCCACCACTTTTCTTGGTAACATTAACAGTCTCCTTACAAATGGAGTTCTGACACGAAGCAGACGAGCTGTTCTAATGTGTTGGAAG TGGCTTTGTGTAGATTCCCTGCTATCTGTTTCCTGCTGCTGTGATGAGAATGAATCTCAGCTGAAGAGATTAGGTCCTATATTTTCAGATTCGACTCTCCGATCCATCTTTCTTGACATTACTGAAAG TCTTGAAAATGCTGGTGAGAATTCTGTTGTATCCATCCTTAGATGTGTGAGGTCCGTTTTGGGGCTTTTGCAATTCAATATGATGAATGGAAACTTATCCTCTTTGGGCATCAGTTATGAG ATGATGATGCAATTGGTAGAGTCTTCCTGGGTCTTGCACCTTAGCTGCAATAAACGCAGGGTTGCACCAATTGCTGCACTGCTGTCTGCGATATTGCACCCATCAATATTTCCCAATTTGGAAATGCACCAGACAAATGAAAAAGGGAAAGGTCCTTTGAAATGG TTTGTCGAGAATCTTCTTAATGAAGGTTCAAAGAGTCCTCGTACTATTCGTCTAGCAGCTTTGCACTTGACTGGTCTGTGGTTGATGTACCCCAAAACTCTTAAATTTTACATGGAGGAGCTGAAGCTATTAGCATTATATGGATCCG TTGCATTTGATGAAGATTTTGAAGCTGAACTCTCTGAAAATCATGAGGCAAGATTTGAAGTCTCCATGCTAGCGCAAAGTCCGAATCGTGAATTCACAGAG GTGTTCATCAATACAGAATTGTATGCTCGCGTTTCAGTTGCTGTTCTATTTCATCAGCTGTGGAAGCAAATCAATGAAAAGAGTTGCTTGGAGACTGAGGAAGCTCTCCAATCTGGCAAATTATTTCTACTGAAACTTCTGGATTCAGCG GTAAACGACAATGATCTCTTGAAGGAACTTtacaaaaaatatagcagt GTACATAGGCGTAAAGTTCGTGTGTGGCAGATGATATGTGTTTTATCACACTATGTAGAGGACGACATTGTTAAAGAAGTGACATCTAATGTTCACACCTGCCTTTAT AGAAATAATCTACCTGCTGTCCGGCAGTACTTGGAGACATTTGCTATACttatttatttaaaatttCCAACACTG GCTGAAAAACAGCTTGTTCCTATTTTTCATGACAATGGGATGCGACAACAG GCATTATCTTCTTATGTTTTTATAGCAGCAAACGTGATCCTCCATTCAAGGGAGCCGGTTGTCCAGAGAAACCATCTGAATCAACTGCTTCCTCCGATAATTCCATTTCTAACATCCCATCACCACAGTTTACGTAGTTTCACTCAG CTACTTGTCCACTGTGTTCTATCCAAGTTGTGGCCTATTTTGCAACTCGAAAACTCAGAAGATCCATTCATCGAGAGGAGGTGCTTTCAAGATCTGAAAAAATATCTGGCAGAGAACACTGACTGTGCGAG GCTCAGGGTTTCAATTGAAGGTTTCCTTGATGTTTTTGATCCCAATACGTCTGGAACTCCTTCAGGAATATTTACTGCTCGCCCTGAG TCGTCTGGTTTTGAGTGTGTTCCAATGTCAGTTTTGGAGCGAGTAAATGACTTTTTGAAT GATGTGAGGGAGGAGTTGAGACATTCTATGATAAAGGATTCAGTAACCATCAAGAATGAGGATCTTGCGGTGGGAAAACATGAGATGGAGAAGATAATAGCTAGTCAAGATTTCCAGAAGAAAATCATACCCCAGAGGGACAGGGACTGTTGTGAGGAAGGATTGAGCAACGGTGCAATCATGGGCAACAATGACATTTCAAGATTACTTTTCGAAAtagaggaagacgacgaggtGTTCAACTTAGCGGTGGAATCGAGGAAGGAGGCTGCGGAAACAGTGAGGCGGAGCCAGCAAGAGTTGATCGTGGTGGCGTCACTGGTTGAGCGTATACCAAACCTGGCCGGGCTGACAAGAACATGCGAGATATTCAAGGCAGGCGGACTGGTGGTGGCGGACAAGAGTGTTGCAGAGGACAAGCAGTTTCGACTGATCAGTGTGACTGCGGAGAAATGGGTGCCAATGATGGAGGTACCGGTGGAGAGCGTGAAGGTGTTCCTGGAGAAGAAGAGGTCAGAGGGTTACACGGTTATCGGGCTGGAGCAGACAGCAAACAGCAAGCCACTGGACGAGTTTTGTTTCCCAAAAAAGACGGTACTGGTACTTGGGCGTGAGAAGGAAGGGATCCCTGTGGATATCATCCAGCAGGTGGTTGACGTTTGCGTGGAGATCCCGCAGCTGGGCGTCGTGAGGTCGCTCAATGTTCATGTCAGTGCAGCCATAGCTATTTGGGATTACACACGCCAGCAACGCCTCCAGTCTCAATGA
- the LOC100820951 gene encoding DNA repair endonuclease UVH1: MLPFEEQVAADLLEDPNGGLVVLSSGLPLASLVATLLLHLHHQSSSDSSGVGGGGCFLILSATDTLKSQIRRILVQSQLLQVHDVPPDLPANHRRALYSSEKGDGVALFLSPRVLAADLLTSHLLPSRVQALLLLSAHRSSDTSSDAFIARLLRQHRLLPVYAFSDRPHAMVAGFAKAERTMKSLYIRRLHLWPRFHVLAAADLERSPPEVIDIRVPMTHPMMGIQASILEAMDACLKELRRTYKVDVEDLTVDKGLFKSFDEIVRRQLDPIWHTLGKKTKQLVADLRTLRKLLDYLLRYDAVTYLKYLDTLRVSEGVRSVWILADSSHKIFELAKRRVYQVVRPDGTKVSTSNKGTPTKKRKATHSSSKKGKETENEDSAPNKDDAQNVNAEVSILLEEVLEEAPKWKVLRALLQEIAEEQRKGDGAVPEVESNESGIVLLACKDERSCLQLQDCISKSPHKVMREEWEKYLLGKAELHGLHKKRKRQSQQPKGFGVLDGEFPIGSSESAGPVSIGNLETNALLAAASGIKKLTKEADTKDDSIPSCSKRGSVKGKGKGVSKKIMTKRQASNRKNKSTTENDNCQGADVEATGKTDKQSEINVSKVSAEDASDPVSAAGNAEGLIDGKVLPPVQFYALDSDQHVLDVWKPSVIIVYHPDITFVREIEVYKAENPSRKLRVYFLFYEESSEVQKFESSIRRENEAFESLIRQKSLMMIPVDQSGRCIGPTLANEPEPVLSQNAVTRKAGGRKLPEKDMQVIVDMREFMSSLPNVLHQKGIRIIPVTLEVGDYVLSPLICVERKSITDLFQSFASGRLYNQVETMVRYYKIPMLLIEFSQDKSFSFQSASEVGDDVSQTNIISKLSLLVLHFPRLRIVWSRSLHATADIFMSLKTNQDEPDENKAMRVGVPSEDGIVEDDVRAENYNTSAIEFLRRLPGVTDSNYRAITDGCNSLAELALLPVERLAELMGSQKGARTLKEFLDAKCPSMLS; the protein is encoded by the exons ATGCTTCCGTTCGAGGAGCAGGTGGCGGCGGACCTGCTGGAGGATCCTAACGGAGGGCTGGTGGTGCTCTCCTCTGGCCTCCCGCTTGCATCACTCGTCgccaccctcctcctccatctccaccaCCAATCGTCGTCCGACTCCTCCggtgttggcggcggcggttgcttCCTCATCCTCTCCGCCACCGACACCCTCAAGTCCCAAATCCGCCGCATCCTTGTCCAATCTCAGCTGCTCCAGGTCCACGACGTGCCCCCCGACCTCCCCGCCAACCACCGCCGCGCCCTCTACTCCTCCGAAAAGGGAGATGGTGtcgccctcttcctctctcctcgcgtcctcgccgccgacctcctcaCCTCCCACCTCCTCCCTTCCCGCGTCCAGGCCCTTCTCCTCCTATCCGCCCACCGATCCTCCGACACCTCCTCTGATGCCTTCATCGCCCGCCTCCTGCGCCAGCATCGCCTCCTACCCGTCTACGCCTTCTCCGACCGCCCTCACGCCATGGTCGCAGGCTTCGCCAAGGCCGAACGCACCATGAAGAGCCTCTACATCCGACGCCTCCACCTATGGCCCCGCTTCCACGTCCTCGCCGCAGCAGACCTCGAGCGCTCCCCGCCCGAGGTCATTGACATCCGCGTCCCCATGACCCACCCCATGATGGGCATCCAGGCCTCTATCCTTGAAGCCATGGACGCCTGCCTCAAGGAGCTCAGGCGGACCTACAAGGTCGATGTCGAGGACCTCACCGTCGACAAGGGCCTCTTCAAGTCCTTTGACGAAATCGTCAGGAGGCAGCTCGACCCCATCTGGCACACGCTCGGCAAGAAGACCAAGCAGCTCGTGGCCGACCTCAGGACGCTCCGCAAGCTGCTCGATTACCTGCTCAG GTATGACGCTGTCACATACTTGAAGTACCTGGACACCCTGAGAGTATCTGAAGGTGTTCGATCAGTTTGGATATTGGCCGATTCAAGCCACAAGATATTTGAACTTGCAAAAAGGCGTGTTTACCAGGTCGTGAGACCTGATGGTACAAAGGTTAGTACGAGTAACAAGGGCACGCCaacaaagaagaggaaggcgaCTCACAGTAGtagcaagaaaggaaaagaaactg AAAATGAGGATTCTGCTCCTAACAAGGATGATGCTCAGAATGTAAATGCAGAGGTGTCCATTCTACTGGAGGAGGTTTTGGAGGAAGCACCAAAATGGAAAGTGTTACGG GCATTGCTGCAAGAGATAGCGGAAGAACAGAGAAAGGGAGATGGTGCTGTGCCTGAGGTTGAAAGTAATGAAAGTGGCATAGTCTTACTAGCATGCAAAGATGAGCGCTCATGCTTGCAGCTGCAGGATTGCATATCAAAAAGCCCCCATAAG GTCATGCGAGAAGAGTGGGAGAAGTACTTGCTTGGAAAAGCTGAGCTGCATGGATTACataagaagaggaagaggcagTCTCAGCAACCAAAAGGGTTTGGTGTCCTGGATGGTGAATTTCCTATAGGGTCTAGTGAGAGTGCAGGGCCAGTAAGCATTGGCAATCTTGAGACTAATGCTTTACTTGCCGCTGCCTCTGgtataaaaaaattaactaAAGAAGCAGATACCAAGGATGATTCGATTCCCAGCTGCAGCAAGAGAGGTTCTGTAAAGGGGAAAGGAAAGGGTGTATCAAAGAAAATCATGACAAAGAGACAAGCCAgtaatagaaaaaataaaagtacCACAGAAAATGATAATTGTCAAGGTGCTGATGTGGAAGCAACAGGCAAAACAGATAAACAGTCCGAGATCAATGTCTCTAAGGTGTCTGCCGAAGATGCTTCTGACCCAGTCTCCGCTGCTGGCAATGCTGAAGGCTTGATTGACGGCAAAGTGCTACCTCCAGTGCAATTTTATGCCCTAGACAGTGACCAGCATGTACTTGATGTATGGAAACCATCTGTAATTATTGTCTATCATCCAGATATAACTTTTGTCAGAGAAATTGAGGTATACAAGGCAGAAAACCCATCGAGGAAGTTGAGAGtttactttcttttttatGAAGAATCTTCTGAGGTGCAAAAGTTTGAGTCCAGCATTCGCCGGGAAAACGAAGCATTTGAATCTCTGATCAGACAGAAGTCCCTGATGATGATACCTGTTGATCAG AGTGGCCGTTGCATTGGACCAACTCTTGCAAATGAACCAGAACCTGTTCTATCACAGAATGCAGTGACAAGAAAGGCAGGTGGTAGAAAGCTACCAGAGAAGGATATGCAG GTTATTGTAGACATGCGGGAGTTCATGAGCAGTCTTCCCAATGTCCTACACCAGAAGGGTATTCGAATAATACCCGTGACACTAGAAGTTGGTGACTATGTTCTTTCTCCCTTGATATGTGTTGAAAGAAAAAGTATCACAGACTTGTTCCAAAGCTTTGCTTCTGGTCGTCTCTACAATCAGGTTGAGACCATGGTTAGGTATTACAAGATACCAATGCTCTTGATAGAGTTCTCACAAGATAAGAGCTTCTCCTTTCAG TCTGCAAGTGAAGTAGGGGATGATGTGTCTCAGACAAACATAATCTCAAAGCTCTCGTTGTTAGTCCTGCATTTTCCTCGGCTTCGCATAGTGTGGTCTCGCAGCTTGCATGCGACAGCAGATATATTTATGTCCCTGAAAACAAACCAGGATGAACCTGACGAGAACAAGGCAATGCGAGTGGGTGTGCCGTCTGAAGACGGGATTGTGGAAGACGACGTGAG GGCTGAGAATTACAACACATCTGCGATTGAGTTCTTGAGGAGGCTTCCTGGCGTGACGGACTCCAACTACAGAGCAATAACGGATGGATGCAATAGCTTGGCGGAGCTGGCCCTGCTACCGGTAGAAAGGTTAGCAGAGTTAATGGGCAGCCAGAAAGGAGCACGCACGCTCAAGGAATTTCTCGATGCCAAGTGTCCAAGTATGCTCTCCTAG
- the LOC100821550 gene encoding uncharacterized protein LOC100821550, translating into MAPPPLPLSLRRPSDARRRGPFITLTLVLLLVAAVAYFSFPKAAREPLTTAEPGRCTGIQGVELWGPAVNWGSHHRLPSAAACCASCRATSACDSWVFCGDKRRCGNRFGECWLKKQKDLMAPSVIARGEDVMWTSGLIFRKLQGIVGLETNLGTLHIQLLPDFAPRSVDYFIELLGLHNCAGCRFYRAEGRGHLWDAKGEHVKNAAFGPPYALLQGTMEVDGVAFKEIAKEGCLAVRRGSIAWVGSGPEFMISLANHEEWRDAYSVFGSVVPEDMGIAEEMAMLPTSTDIWSNVTVRVLRDPVYFKVKRRSNASAL; encoded by the exons ATGgctcctccccctctcccCCTCTCCCTTCGCAGGCCATCcgacgcccgccgccgcggcccctTCATCACCCTCACccttgtcctcctcctcgtagCCGCCGTCGCCTACTTCTCCTTCCCCAAGGCCGCGCGAGAACCACTCACCACCGCGGAGCCCGGCCGCTGCACGGGCATCCAGGGCGTCGAGCTCTGGGGCCCGGCGGTCAACTGGGGCTCCCACCACCGCCTGCCAtctgccgccgcctgctgTGCCTCCTGCAGGGCCACGTCTGCGTGCGACTCCTGGGTCTTCTGCGGGGACAAGCGCAGATGCGGCAATAGGTTCGGAGAG TGCTGgttgaagaaacaaaaggatCTCATGGCTCCTTCTGTCATTGCAAGGGGGGAGGATGTCATGTGGACTTCCGGTCTAATCTTCAGAAAATTGCAG GGAATCGTGGGGCTGGAAACAAATCTCGGCACACTTCACATTCAA TTGCTGCCTGATTTTGCACCCCGTTCTGTGGATTACTTCATCGAGCTATTGGGTCTGCACAACTGTGCCGGGTGCAGATTCTACCGTGCTGAAGGTCGTGGGCACCTGTGGGATGCAAAAGGCGAGCATGTAAAAAAC GCTGCATTTGGTCCACCATATGCGTTGCTccaaggaacaatggaagttgATGGTGTAGCCTTCAAGGAGATAGCGAAAGAAGGGTGCTTAGCGGTGAGAAGAGGATCCATTGCATGGGTAGGGTCAGGGCCAGAGTTCATGATCAGCCTGGCGAACCACGAGGAGTGGAGAGACGCGTATAGCGTGTTCGGGTCTGTGGTGCCAGAGGACATGGGCATCGCGGAGGAGATGGCAATGCTCCCGACGAGCACAGACATCTGGAGCAATGTAACTGTGAGGGTACTGAGAGACCCTGTGTATTTCAAGGTGAAGAGAAGAAGCAACGCTAGTGCTCTGTAG